ATTGCCATGTACACGGGCGATTATATTTTCGGCAGGGCGCTCACGATAGTAACAGAGCTGGATGATCCGTTTATTCATCAGATGCTCTCGAAATCTCTTGTGCAGATGAGCATCGGAGAGATGGAGCAAATCCGTTATTTCTTTAATACCGAACAAACGATCCGCGATTATTTGCTGCGCATTCGCCGCAAAACGGCACTGCTGATCGCAATCAGCTGTCAGCTTGGCGCTGCTGCGGCAGGGGCGGACAGGGCTACGCTTAACCGGCTGTACCGTTACGGTTATAATGTCGGAATGACCTTCCAGATCCGTGATGATATGCTGGATTTGTTCGGCACGGAGAAGCAGATCGGCAAGCCTCCGGGTTCGGATATCCGGCAAGGAAACATTACGCTGCCCGTCATTCTCGCCTTGAAGGATGACAAGGTGCGTGAACCTTTGCTGGAACAAATCCGGATTATCCGTGAGCATAACGGGAATGTTGATACCAAACCGGC
This region of Paenibacillus sp. JDR-2 genomic DNA includes:
- a CDS encoding polyprenyl synthetase family protein — translated: MKLLDIFAKLKGDMSRIEQELERSISFGDELLSETSLHLLKAGGKRLRPVFVLLAGKFGQYDLDKLTKVAVPLELIHMSSLVHDDVIDDASTRRGQLTVKSKWDNRIAMYTGDYIFGRALTIVTELDDPFIHQMLSKSLVQMSIGEMEQIRYFFNTEQTIRDYLLRIRRKTALLIAISCQLGAAAAGADRATLNRLYRYGYNVGMTFQIRDDMLDLFGTEKQIGKPPGSDIRQGNITLPVILALKDDKVREPLLEQIRIIREHNGNVDTKPAISLIKSSKGIQLADQLANDYIKKALAALEGLPSIGAKKNLIDIAHFVGKRNY